Proteins encoded within one genomic window of Oncorhynchus tshawytscha isolate Ot180627B linkage group LG02, Otsh_v2.0, whole genome shotgun sequence:
- the LOC112245632 gene encoding keratin, type I cytoskeletal 13, which translates to MSALSLRSYGGSRGSSSMSLGGGYQSRIASRAPSVYGGAGGQSVRVSYASGTRSGFDLSSALGGDNGSYGSNAVSVNEKATMQNLNDRLATYLEKVRSLETANTQLERQIREWYEKKTPVIRDYSKYEATLADLRRKISAATLSNASILLQIDNAKLAAEDFKVKFENEMVMRQSVEADIAGLRKVLDELTMSRSDLEMQIEGLKEELVYLRKNHEEEIAAMRAHMNVSSVNVEVDAAPQQDMALMIEEIRTQYEGIAEKNRREMETWYKSKFDELNKVVTHSTETLQTSRSEINELKRTFQALQIELQSQLSLKSALEGQLNETESRYSMQLNQLQGMVNSLEQELGRMKTDIERQAGEYRMLLDIKTRLEMEIAEYRRLLDGEDVGRAVITKKVEIVEVKKPEPVVTKRVRTVIEEMVDGKVVSRTEDVEMEVPKK; encoded by the exons ATGAGTGCTTTATCACTTCGAAGTTATGGAGGCAGCCGAGGCTCATCCTCCATGTCTCTCGGAGGAGGGTACCAGAGTCGCATCGCATCACGGGCACCAAGCGTCTATGGAGGGGCAGGGGGACAGAGTGTCCGCGTATCTTATGCTTCGGGCACCAGGAGCGGTTTCGATCTGTCCAGTGCGCTTGGAGGTGACAATGGCAGCTATGGTAGTAATGCAGTGTCGGTCAACGAGAAGGCCACCATGCAGAACCTCAACGACCGTTTGGCCACCTACCTGGAGAAGGTGCGCTCCTTGGAGACGGCGAATACTCAGCTCGAGCGTCAAATCCGCGAGTGGTACGAGAAGAAGACACCGGTCATTAGAGATTACAGTAAATACGAAGCTACTCTTGCCGACCTGCGCAGAAAG ATCAGTGCTGCCACTCTGAGCAATGCCAGTATCCTCCTGCAGATAGACAATGCCAAACTGGCAGCAGAGGACTTCAAAGTCAA GTTTGAGAATGAAATGGTTATGCGTCAGTCAGTGGAGGCAGACATTGCTGGACTGAGGAAGGTTCTGGACGAGTTGACCATGTCCCGGTCAGACCTGGAAATGCAGATTGAGGGGCTGAAGGAGGAGCTGGTCTACCTCAGGAAGAACCATGAGGAG GAGATTGCTGCCATGCGGGCTCACATGAACGTCAGCTCAGTGAACGTGGAGGTGGATGCAGCACCCCAGCAGGACATGGCATTGATGATAGAGGAGATCCGAACTCAGTATGAGGGCATTGCCGAGAAGAATCGCCGCGAAATGGAAACCTGGTACAAGAGCAAG TTTGATGAGCTGAACAAGGTGGtgacccacagcacagagacCCTCCAGACGTCCCGCAGTGAGATCAATGAGCTCAAGAGGACCTTTCAGGCCCTGCAGATCGAGCTGCAGTCCCAGCTCAGCCTG aAATCAGCCCTGGAGGGACAGCTGAATGAGACCGAGTCCCGCTACAGCATGCAGCTGAACCAGCTCCAGGGCATGGTCAACAGCCTGGAGCAGGAGTTGGGTCGCATGAAGACGGACATCGAGAGGCAGGCCGGCGAATACCGCATGCTCCTGGATATCAAGACCAGGCTGGAGATGGAGATCGCAGAGTACAGGAGGCTGCTGGACGGAGAGGATGTcgg GAGAGCTGTCATCACCAAGAAGGTTGAGATTGTTGAGGTCAAAAAAC CTGAGCCAGTGGTGACAAAGAGAGTGAGGACGGTGATTGAGGAGATGGTTGATGGGAAGGTGGTCTCCCGTACAGAGGATGTGGAGATGGAGGTCCCGAAAAAATAG